In one window of Zingiber officinale cultivar Zhangliang chromosome 11A, Zo_v1.1, whole genome shotgun sequence DNA:
- the LOC122031452 gene encoding uncharacterized protein LOC122031452 has product MVCVHLASVFHPHPLHIGEESQDQQEPALEFSFEDLVHEALRYKAQAPGASAASSLNTLLQDYAYRALVRPITGVTYNGTLPMNLTGMRIAAVRLRSGSLRRKGISYKEFQIPLGLIVQPYVERLVLVYHNLGNWSSFYYPLPGYTYLTPVLGLLAYDATNLSAINLPELSIVVSGLFISINFTSVTPVRSGAIARCVWFGVNGTSNFQELVSSNTCSSIYGLGHFSIVVDSSEIAPSEAPSLLPGPGPGPVPSPSGSKNSNSKAWRIVGGVVGGLVALVVLTLFVYCIHRARKKKKMVQLEQHADAGVPLQTARIGNTPIPVASGTRTQPLLENELVA; this is encoded by the exons ATGGTTTGTGTTCATCTTGCTTCAG TGTTTCATCCTCATCCCTTACATATTGGTGAGGAATCTCAAGACCAACAAGAACCTGCATTGGAATTTAGCTTTGAAGATCTTGTTCATGAAGCTCTTAGG TATAAGGCCCAAGCACCAGGTGCATCTGCTGCGAGTTCATTGAATACACTTCTTCAGGATTATGCTTACCGTGCTCTGGTTCGCCCCATCACTGGAGTTACCTACAATGGTACTCTCCCTATGAATCTCACTGGTATGAGGATTGCAGCAGTAAGACTCAGGAGCGGGAGTTTGAGAAGGAAAGGAATAAGCTATAAGGAATTTCAGATCCCACTTGGTCTCATTGTGCAGCCCTATGTGGAAAGGCTGGTATTGGTGTATCACAATCTGGGTAATTGGTCATCTTTCTACTACCCTCTTCCTGGCTATACCTATCTGACTCCTGTTCTTGGACTACTTGCTTACGATGCAACAAATTTGTCCGCCATAAATTTGCCAGAACTAAGCATTGTGGTTTCAGGGTTATTCATCTCTATTAATTTCACAAGCGTAACTCCTGTTCGCAGTGGTGCCATAGCTAGATGTGTGTGGTTTGGTGTAAATGGCACATCTAATTTTCAGGAATTGGTATCAAGCAATACCTGTTCTTCAATATACGGCTTAGGCCACTTCTCCATTGTGGTTGACTCTAGTGAGATAGCTCCTTCAGAAGCACCTAGTTTACTGCCAGGGCCAGGTCCAGGGCCAGTGCCTAGCCCCAGTGGTTCTAAGAACAGCAATTCTAAGGCATGGAGAATTGTTGGGGGTGTCGTTGGTGGTCTTGTGGCTCTAGTTGTCTTAACGCTGTTTGTTTACTGTATACACCGCgctagaaagaaaaagaagatggtACAGTTGGAGCAGCATGCAGATGCAGGAGTACCTCTGCAAACAGCAAGGATTGGAAATACACCGATTCCTGTGGCTTCAGGGACTCGGACACAGCCACTCCTCGAGAATGAGCTTGTCGCTTAA